From a region of the Nitrospiraceae bacterium genome:
- a CDS encoding polyphosphate kinase 2 family protein has product MKRYLVKPGSRVHLATLDPDDTGSYKKNEDGKNNAKAAAAGLIAKLDQLQERLYANGSRALLIVLQGMDTSGKDGTIKSVMSGVNPQGCRVATFKAPTSKELAHDFLWRVHQEVPPKGFIGIFNRSHYEDVLITRVHGWVSDKEVGRRFDQIREFEELLAEHGTAIVKFFLHISKKEQKERLEERIRDPEKRWKFSEGDLEERKLWGRYMEAFDDVISATSTDWAPWYIVPADRKWYRNLVVADVVVKTLEAMKLATPSAPEGVDFDRLKIR; this is encoded by the coding sequence ATGAAACGCTATCTCGTGAAGCCAGGAAGCCGCGTCCACCTTGCCACGCTGGATCCCGATGACACCGGTTCCTACAAAAAGAATGAAGATGGAAAAAATAACGCCAAGGCGGCGGCGGCGGGATTGATCGCCAAACTCGACCAACTGCAAGAGCGGTTGTATGCGAACGGAAGCCGCGCCCTGCTGATCGTCCTGCAGGGCATGGATACGAGCGGCAAGGATGGGACGATTAAGAGCGTCATGTCGGGCGTGAATCCGCAAGGCTGCCGGGTGGCGACGTTCAAGGCGCCCACGTCCAAGGAGTTGGCCCATGACTTTCTCTGGCGGGTGCATCAGGAAGTGCCTCCCAAGGGATTCATCGGGATTTTCAACCGCTCGCACTATGAGGATGTGCTGATTACCCGGGTGCATGGATGGGTGTCGGATAAGGAGGTGGGGCGGCGGTTCGACCAGATTCGCGAGTTCGAAGAGCTGCTGGCCGAGCACGGGACGGCCATCGTGAAATTCTTTCTCCATATTTCCAAGAAGGAACAGAAGGAGCGGCTGGAGGAGCGCATCAGAGACCCTGAGAAGCGCTGGAAGTTCAGCGAGGGTGACCTGGAGGAACGGAAATTGTGGGGGCGGTATATGGAGGCCTTCGATGACGTGATTTCCGCGACCAGCACGGACTGGGCGCCTTGGTATATCGTGCCGGCCGACAGAAAATGGTACCGCAATTTAGTTGTTGCCGACGTGGTGGTAAAGACGCTTGAAGCGATGAAGCTTGCTACGCCGTCCGCCCCGGAAGGGGTCGATTTCGATCGATTGAAGATACGCTGA